One Halolamina litorea genomic window carries:
- a CDS encoding RIO1 family regulatory kinase/ATPase: MELRKLVRGQPEWSLIESVVRELADRYDREEVHVRFLDADNWLSTPLVLDDEYFVKLVTEQNSLVHALFTATRNLGAFSSGTEGFFGHYGTPYQMAEHELDATERLRDVGLNVPEPVEALEVEGMGVLVMEYLPEFDVLDDVPEAQERRLAPDVFAALRTMHDHGLAHGDLRAENVLVVDGEVYVIDATNVREDEDGGPSMAAARSYDLACALAALEPLIGAKAAVDAALEHYDETQLLEAREFLDFVSVRPDHTFAAAELKGEIEKRADAAERGD, encoded by the coding sequence ATGGAACTGCGGAAGCTCGTCCGGGGCCAGCCCGAGTGGTCCCTGATCGAGTCCGTCGTCCGGGAGTTGGCCGACCGCTACGATCGCGAGGAGGTGCACGTCCGCTTTCTCGACGCGGACAACTGGCTCTCGACTCCGCTGGTGCTCGACGACGAGTACTTCGTGAAGCTGGTGACCGAGCAGAACTCGCTGGTCCACGCGCTCTTTACCGCGACCCGGAACCTCGGGGCGTTCTCCTCGGGGACCGAGGGGTTCTTCGGGCACTACGGCACGCCCTACCAGATGGCCGAACACGAACTCGACGCGACCGAGCGGCTCCGTGACGTAGGGCTGAACGTCCCCGAACCAGTCGAGGCGCTGGAGGTCGAGGGGATGGGCGTGCTGGTGATGGAGTACCTCCCCGAGTTCGACGTGCTCGACGACGTGCCCGAGGCCCAGGAGCGCCGACTGGCCCCGGACGTGTTCGCCGCGCTGCGGACGATGCACGACCACGGGCTGGCTCACGGCGACCTCCGGGCGGAGAACGTCCTCGTCGTCGACGGCGAGGTGTACGTCATCGACGCCACGAACGTCCGCGAGGACGAGGACGGCGGGCCGTCGATGGCGGCGGCGCGCTCCTACGACCTCGCGTGTGCGCTCGCGGCGCTGGAACCGCTGATCGGCGCCAAGGCCGCCGTCGACGCGGCGCTCGAGCACTACGACGAGACGCAACTGCTCGAGGCGCGGGAGTTCCTCGATTTCGTCTCGGTCCGGCCGGACCACACCTTCGCCGCCGCCGAACTCAAAGGCGAGATCGAGAAGCGCGCCGACGCCGCCGAGCGCGGCGACTAG